A DNA window from Sphingopyxis macrogoltabida contains the following coding sequences:
- a CDS encoding L-serine ammonia-lyase, translating into MTISLFELFKIGVGPSSSHTVGPMVAARRFTVWLDEQALLTKTAHVEADLYGSLALTGKGHAADTAVVAGLAGEIPASTSLAAIKAHWDRAESEGFIYLLGRQRVRFLPKSDLHFQMRQRQPFHSNALSFTSRDGEGEILAKRMYFSIGGGFVVDEDEAGRNSRGAEDEVELPYPFTSGADLIAMGKASGLSFAEMMFANEVRHRPPNEVTAGIDAIAEAMDASIDAGCSSTGILPGGLKVKRRAPQIADDIRNRHETNLIDPLAMMDWINLWAMAVNEENAAGGKVVTAPTNGAAGIIPAVIRFYRRGYRGDAAGVRTFLLAAGAVGALYKRNASISGAEVGCQGEVGVACSMAAAGLTAALGGTNAQVENAAEIGMEHNLGLTCDPIGGLVQIPCIERNAMGAIKAIDASRIAMIGDGTHVVSLDTVIVTMLQTGRDMRDKYKETSKGGLAVSVVEC; encoded by the coding sequence ATGACGATCAGCCTGTTCGAACTCTTCAAAATCGGTGTCGGTCCCTCCAGCTCGCATACCGTCGGGCCGATGGTCGCGGCGCGGCGGTTCACCGTGTGGCTCGACGAGCAGGCGCTGCTGACGAAAACCGCGCATGTCGAGGCCGACCTTTACGGCTCGCTCGCGCTGACCGGAAAGGGCCACGCCGCCGACACCGCGGTGGTCGCGGGGCTGGCGGGCGAAATCCCGGCCTCGACCAGCCTTGCCGCGATCAAGGCGCATTGGGACCGCGCCGAGAGCGAGGGCTTTATCTATCTGCTCGGGCGTCAGCGGGTGCGGTTCCTGCCGAAAAGCGACCTGCATTTCCAGATGCGCCAGCGCCAGCCGTTCCACAGCAATGCGCTAAGCTTTACCTCGCGCGACGGCGAGGGCGAGATTCTCGCCAAGCGCATGTATTTCTCGATCGGCGGCGGTTTTGTCGTCGACGAGGATGAGGCGGGACGCAACAGCCGCGGCGCCGAGGATGAAGTCGAACTGCCCTATCCCTTCACCTCGGGCGCCGACCTGATCGCGATGGGCAAGGCGTCGGGCCTCAGCTTTGCCGAAATGATGTTCGCCAACGAAGTGCGTCACCGCCCGCCGAACGAGGTGACGGCGGGTATCGATGCGATCGCCGAGGCGATGGATGCCTCGATCGATGCGGGCTGTTCGAGCACGGGTATTCTGCCCGGGGGGCTCAAGGTCAAGCGCCGCGCGCCGCAGATCGCCGACGACATCCGCAACCGCCACGAAACCAATTTGATCGACCCGCTCGCGATGATGGACTGGATCAACCTGTGGGCGATGGCGGTGAACGAGGAAAATGCCGCGGGCGGCAAGGTCGTCACCGCGCCGACCAACGGTGCGGCGGGGATCATCCCCGCGGTGATCCGCTTCTACCGTCGCGGCTATCGCGGCGATGCCGCGGGGGTGCGCACCTTCCTGCTCGCCGCGGGTGCGGTCGGCGCGCTCTATAAGCGCAACGCCAGCATCTCGGGCGCCGAGGTCGGTTGCCAGGGCGAGGTTGGCGTCGCCTGTTCGATGGCGGCGGCGGGACTGACCGCCGCGCTCGGCGGCACCAACGCGCAGGTCGAAAATGCCGCCGAGATCGGCATGGAACATAACCTCGGCCTCACCTGCGATCCGATCGGCGGGCTCGTCCAGATCCCGTGCATCGAGCGCAACGCGATGGGTGCGATCAAGGCGATCGACGCGAGCCGCATCGCGATGATCGGCGACGGCACACATGTCGTCAGCCTCGACACGGTGATCGTAACGATGCTGCAAACCGGCCGCGACATGCGCGATAAATATAAGGAAACGTCGAAGGGCGGGTTGGCGGTCAGCGTGGTGGAGTGTTGA
- a CDS encoding SUKH-4 family immunity protein, with amino-acid sequence MKAQEFKAAWEANGDTLYRYADDDFTASRIPDEAEHFLKIAGLPTEAAPCLSFGKKPLDWVPEGALPERLISCLPIGSDGSGDPIVLDTEGTVLLLDHDRSFEPSYVNRDVATLAEALFHYRELIEEAAQDADFDGELPEVVRQRFADFLRQLDPECLRANQMWAGELRYL; translated from the coding sequence ATGAAAGCCCAAGAATTCAAAGCTGCCTGGGAAGCGAACGGAGACACGCTCTATCGCTACGCTGATGATGATTTCACGGCCTCACGAATACCAGACGAAGCAGAGCATTTCCTAAAAATTGCCGGATTGCCGACCGAAGCTGCACCTTGCCTGAGCTTCGGGAAGAAGCCTCTGGACTGGGTTCCCGAAGGGGCCCTTCCAGAACGGCTTATTTCTTGTCTGCCGATAGGATCTGACGGGAGTGGCGATCCAATCGTGCTCGATACCGAAGGTACGGTCCTCCTTCTCGACCACGACCGCAGTTTTGAGCCGAGCTACGTAAACAGAGATGTGGCGACGCTTGCGGAGGCGCTGTTCCATTATCGAGAGTTAATCGAGGAAGCTGCCCAAGACGCGGATTTTGATGGAGAGCTTCCAGAAGTCGTGCGGCAAAGGTTTGCGGACTTTTTGCGACAGCTCGATCCTGAATGCCTGCGCGCAAACCAAATGTGGGCGGGCGAATTGCGCTACCTATAG
- a CDS encoding LysR family transcriptional regulator has protein sequence MGAWEGIDEIVAIADAGSFVAAAARLGTSTSHISRAVIRLENRIGAQIFVRTTRRVVPTPAGRTLIEQFRSLIAARNDALSAVSDDGAPRGEVRMTCSIAMGERFVAQIARDYAFAFPDVTVTLELTNRVVDLLAEGFDLAIRTGTLPDSGLVATRIASRSLYLCAAPAYLARAGTPASIDDLARHECLLGTAPAWHFRSQGKEITHRPAGRWRCNSGTAVTEAALAGHGVCQLPDFYVMPHLQSGALVSLLDPLRPQEEPIWAVYPQRRHLLPKVRLLIDKLREELPGALSRSGAL, from the coding sequence ATGGGCGCATGGGAGGGCATCGACGAGATCGTCGCGATCGCCGACGCGGGTAGCTTCGTCGCGGCGGCGGCGCGGCTCGGCACCTCGACCTCGCACATCAGCCGCGCCGTCATCCGCCTCGAGAATCGCATCGGCGCGCAGATTTTCGTGCGCACGACGCGCCGCGTCGTCCCGACCCCCGCGGGCCGCACGCTGATCGAGCAGTTCCGCAGTCTGATCGCGGCGCGCAACGATGCGCTGTCGGCGGTCAGCGACGATGGCGCGCCGCGCGGCGAGGTGCGGATGACCTGCTCGATTGCGATGGGCGAGCGTTTCGTCGCACAGATCGCGCGCGATTATGCCTTCGCCTTTCCCGACGTGACGGTGACGCTCGAACTCACCAACCGCGTCGTCGATCTGCTCGCCGAGGGCTTCGACCTCGCGATCCGCACCGGCACGCTGCCGGACTCGGGGCTGGTCGCGACGCGCATCGCCTCGCGCAGCCTCTATCTCTGCGCTGCGCCCGCCTATCTCGCGCGCGCCGGCACGCCCGCATCGATCGACGATCTCGCGCGCCACGAATGCCTGCTCGGCACCGCCCCCGCCTGGCATTTCCGGTCGCAGGGCAAGGAGATCACCCACCGCCCCGCTGGCCGCTGGCGCTGCAACAGCGGCACCGCGGTCACCGAAGCCGCGCTCGCCGGTCACGGCGTCTGCCAGCTTCCCGACTTCTATGTGATGCCGCACCTGCAAAGCGGCGCCCTCGTCTCGCTCCTCGACCCGCTGCGCCCGCAGGAAGAGCCGATCTGGGCGGTCTATCCGCAGCGGCGGCACCTGCTGCCGAAAGTGCGGCTGCTGATCGACAAGCTGCGCGAGGAATTGCCGGGGGCGTTGTCGCGGAGTGGGGCGCTATAG
- a CDS encoding S-(hydroxymethyl)glutathione dehydrogenase/class III alcohol dehydrogenase translates to MKTRAAVAFEAKKPLEIVELDLEGPKAGEVLVEIMATGICHTDAYTLDGFDSEGIFPSVLGHEGAGVVREVGAGVTSVKPGDHVIPLYTPECRQCKSCLSGKTNLCTAIRATQGKGLMPDGTTRFSYKGQPIFHYMGCSTFSNFTVLPEIAVAKIREDAPFQSSCYIGCGVTTGVGAVINTAKVQVGDNVVVFGLGGIGLNVIQGARLAGADKIIGVDINATREEWGRKFGMTDFLNSKGMSREDVVATIVQMTDGGADYTFDATGNTEVMRIALEACHRGWGTSIIIGVAEAGKEIATRPFQLVTGRNWRGTAFGGAKGRTDVPKIVDMYMTGKIEIDPMITHVMGLEEINKGFDLMHAGESIRSVVVF, encoded by the coding sequence ATGAAGACCCGCGCCGCCGTTGCGTTCGAAGCGAAGAAGCCGCTCGAAATCGTCGAACTCGACCTCGAAGGCCCGAAGGCGGGCGAGGTCCTGGTGGAAATCATGGCGACGGGCATCTGCCACACCGACGCCTATACGCTCGACGGTTTCGACAGCGAGGGCATCTTCCCGAGCGTGCTGGGGCATGAGGGCGCGGGCGTCGTGCGCGAGGTCGGTGCGGGCGTCACCAGCGTGAAGCCCGGCGACCATGTGATCCCGCTCTACACCCCCGAATGCCGCCAGTGCAAAAGCTGCCTTTCCGGCAAGACCAACCTCTGCACCGCGATCCGCGCCACGCAGGGCAAGGGGCTGATGCCCGACGGCACGACGCGCTTTTCGTACAAGGGCCAGCCGATCTTCCATTATATGGGCTGCTCGACCTTCTCGAACTTTACCGTGCTGCCCGAAATCGCGGTCGCGAAGATCCGCGAGGACGCGCCGTTCCAGTCGAGCTGCTACATCGGCTGCGGCGTCACCACCGGCGTCGGTGCGGTGATCAACACCGCGAAGGTGCAGGTCGGCGACAATGTCGTCGTCTTCGGGCTTGGCGGCATCGGGCTCAACGTGATCCAGGGCGCGCGGCTTGCCGGTGCCGACAAGATCATCGGCGTCGACATCAACGCAACCCGAGAGGAATGGGGCCGCAAGTTCGGCATGACCGACTTCCTCAATTCGAAGGGCATGAGCCGCGAGGATGTCGTCGCGACGATCGTCCAGATGACCGACGGCGGCGCCGACTATACCTTTGACGCGACGGGCAATACCGAAGTGATGCGCATCGCGCTCGAAGCCTGCCACCGCGGCTGGGGCACCTCGATCATCATCGGCGTGGCTGAGGCCGGCAAGGAAATCGCGACGCGCCCGTTCCAGCTCGTCACCGGGCGCAACTGGCGCGGCACCGCGTTCGGCGGCGCCAAGGGGCGCACCGACGTGCCGAAGATCGTCGACATGTATATGACCGGCAAGATCGAAATCGACCCGATGATCACCCACGTCATGGGGCTGGAAGAGATCAACAAGGGCTTCGACCTGATGCATGCGGGCGAGAGCATCCGCAGCGTCGTCGTTTTCTGA
- the purU gene encoding formyltetrahydrofolate deformylase has product MTGPYVLTFSCVDAVGIVSAVTGLLAERDGFILDSQQYADLDSGRFFMRVEFRGAGERFPADFAGVQAAFAPVIARFAMDARLSDAAVKPRFVIAVSQGSHCLNDLLHRWSTGNLAIDIVGVVSNHEAQRRLSEWHGVPFHYLPVSDANRESQEAAILDIMARGGAEYLVLARYMQVLSQDLSSKLSGRCINIHHSFLPGFKGAKPYHRAQERGVKLIGATAHFVTSDLDEGPIIEQAVERVDHRDSVDELIRIGRDTEAQVLARAVRWVAEQRVLIDGRKTVVFR; this is encoded by the coding sequence GTGACCGGACCTTATGTCCTGACGTTCAGCTGTGTCGATGCGGTCGGCATCGTTTCCGCGGTGACGGGGCTGCTCGCGGAACGCGACGGCTTCATCCTCGACAGCCAGCAATATGCCGATCTCGATTCGGGGCGCTTTTTCATGCGCGTCGAGTTTCGCGGCGCGGGCGAGCGTTTTCCTGCCGATTTTGCGGGGGTGCAGGCGGCGTTCGCGCCGGTCATTGCGCGCTTCGCCATGGACGCGCGGCTGAGCGATGCGGCGGTCAAGCCGCGCTTCGTGATCGCCGTGTCGCAGGGCAGCCACTGCCTCAACGACCTGCTCCACCGCTGGTCGACGGGCAATCTCGCGATCGATATCGTCGGCGTCGTGTCGAACCACGAGGCGCAGCGGCGGCTGTCCGAATGGCATGGGGTGCCGTTCCATTACCTGCCGGTCAGCGACGCGAACCGGGAAAGCCAGGAAGCGGCGATCCTCGACATCATGGCGCGCGGCGGGGCGGAATATCTGGTGCTGGCGCGGTACATGCAGGTGCTGTCGCAGGATTTGTCGAGCAAGCTGTCGGGGCGTTGCATCAACATCCATCACAGCTTCCTGCCGGGGTTCAAGGGCGCGAAACCCTATCACCGCGCGCAGGAGCGCGGGGTCAAGCTGATCGGTGCGACGGCGCATTTCGTGACGAGCGACCTCGACGAAGGGCCGATCATCGAACAGGCGGTCGAGCGCGTCGATCATCGCGACAGCGTCGACGAGCTGATCCGCATCGGCCGCGATACCGAGGCGCAGGTGCTGGCGCGGGCGGTGCGCTGGGTCGCCGAACAGCGGGTTTTGATCGACGGCCGCAAGACCGTGGTCTTCCGTTAG